A window from Luteibacter flocculans encodes these proteins:
- a CDS encoding TonB-dependent receptor plug domain-containing protein: MKTSPLMALRRHGLALPIAAALASGVSAQDAPVAPAPQEKTTDLQTITVTGSALPRIDVETPSPVTTISAEQIQKSGLTTVSDVVRAVSADNSGSIPSSFTAGFATGSSGVALRGLTVNSTLVLIDGRRAANYPLADDGQRSFVDLNTIPSNAIERIEVLKDGASSLYGADAIAGVVNIILRPDFRGTEFTADVGTSQHGGGTTRRATVLFGGGDLKKDGWNAYVSAEYQRDDDILNRQRGYPYNTADTRRSGGNNLIGGQPSQNSGSIYGTVTPGTLSRPGDVTSGVADPGALSQPLVPCGAQGTLVSDDPANPGSYCAQNFARYTAIQPTTDRRGLYGRFTLQLSDRSKAYLAASYYEVKTTFPGPPAQIQAGTPRNTNSIALPATLPDGSLNPNNPFAAEGKAALINYAFPSALANGENDNHNLRIVGGMTGYWGEWGYDTALVFNHSSLDTRLSGFLNYDRLIDAVTNGTYNFLDPRANSRALLAALSPPLKKTSTSDLQSFDFRVTRPLLDLAGGSLGLAAGIDVRHEEQDDPDLNPNLAAQGLGIAHVKGDRTVSGVYAELDAPFLESLEVDVSGRFDHYSDFGNNFSPKLGIKWKPIDTLAFRGTFSKGFRAPSFAENGSSEAEGFATYTPPADFQAAHGNSGYVQPYGLGFLTRANPNIKPERSKSWTFGVLYQPTPDLSASLDYYRIKKTGVIAQQSASAVLDAYYAGQPLPTGSAIVQDVPDPAAPDALPRPLVVAAPYVNQNALETKGVDLNLKAGHDFSESMRFTSELNLTKIIGWQLTLEDGTRLQFVGTHGPYGLSSGAGTPRYRGSWANSIQFGRTTITGTLYYTSGLKLTAPDVTTGCFSTNTDTGANVPASCRMGSFTDFDLTGRYDLNDRVAITGSIMNVFDKKAPFDPLNYAALNYNPTYAQNGVVGRFFTVGVRVKL; encoded by the coding sequence ATGAAGACGTCACCCCTCATGGCGCTGAGGCGCCACGGCCTCGCTTTGCCCATCGCCGCTGCCCTGGCCAGCGGTGTGTCCGCGCAGGATGCGCCCGTTGCCCCAGCGCCCCAGGAAAAGACCACCGACCTGCAGACCATCACGGTGACGGGCTCGGCCCTTCCACGCATCGATGTGGAGACGCCATCACCCGTCACGACGATATCGGCCGAACAGATCCAGAAGAGCGGCCTCACCACCGTCTCCGACGTGGTGCGTGCGGTATCGGCAGACAACAGCGGTTCGATCCCTTCGTCGTTCACCGCCGGCTTCGCCACAGGCTCGTCCGGCGTGGCCCTGCGCGGCCTGACCGTGAACTCGACCCTGGTGCTGATCGACGGACGGCGCGCGGCCAACTATCCACTGGCTGACGACGGGCAACGCTCCTTCGTCGATCTCAACACGATCCCGTCAAACGCTATCGAGCGTATCGAGGTGCTGAAGGATGGCGCTTCGTCGCTGTACGGTGCCGATGCCATTGCCGGTGTGGTCAACATCATTCTGCGGCCCGATTTTCGCGGCACCGAGTTCACGGCGGATGTCGGTACGTCGCAGCACGGCGGTGGCACCACCCGGCGCGCGACCGTGCTGTTCGGTGGCGGCGACCTCAAGAAGGATGGGTGGAACGCTTACGTCAGCGCCGAATACCAGCGTGACGACGACATCCTCAACCGCCAGCGCGGCTATCCGTACAACACGGCGGACACGCGACGTAGCGGAGGCAACAACCTCATCGGCGGGCAGCCGTCGCAGAACTCGGGATCGATCTACGGCACGGTGACGCCGGGTACGTTGTCGCGGCCGGGTGACGTCACCTCGGGCGTCGCCGATCCCGGTGCGCTATCTCAGCCGCTGGTGCCCTGCGGCGCCCAGGGCACGTTGGTGAGCGACGATCCCGCGAACCCCGGCAGTTATTGCGCGCAGAACTTCGCGCGCTACACCGCGATCCAGCCCACTACCGACCGCCGTGGACTGTATGGGCGCTTCACCCTCCAGCTTTCCGATCGCAGCAAGGCATATCTCGCAGCGAGCTACTACGAGGTAAAGACCACCTTCCCGGGTCCACCGGCACAGATCCAGGCGGGCACGCCGCGCAATACCAACTCGATCGCTTTGCCGGCAACGCTGCCTGATGGCTCTCTCAATCCCAACAACCCGTTTGCCGCCGAGGGCAAGGCGGCGCTCATCAACTACGCGTTTCCCAGCGCGCTTGCCAACGGCGAGAACGACAACCACAACCTGCGCATCGTCGGTGGGATGACCGGGTATTGGGGCGAGTGGGGTTACGACACGGCCCTGGTGTTCAATCACTCGTCGCTCGACACGCGTCTGTCGGGCTTCCTCAACTACGATCGTCTCATCGATGCGGTGACGAACGGCACGTACAACTTCCTCGACCCGCGAGCGAACTCTCGCGCCCTGCTTGCGGCGCTCTCACCGCCCCTGAAGAAGACGTCCACGAGCGACCTGCAATCGTTCGACTTTCGCGTGACGCGGCCGCTGCTCGACCTGGCGGGCGGCTCGCTTGGCCTGGCCGCCGGCATCGACGTGCGCCACGAGGAGCAGGACGACCCGGACCTCAACCCGAACCTCGCGGCACAAGGCCTCGGCATTGCCCACGTGAAAGGAGACCGCACGGTGTCCGGCGTCTACGCGGAACTGGACGCGCCGTTCCTGGAGTCGCTGGAAGTGGACGTGTCCGGCCGCTTCGATCACTACTCCGACTTCGGCAACAACTTCTCGCCGAAGCTCGGCATCAAATGGAAGCCCATCGACACGCTGGCCTTCCGCGGTACGTTCTCAAAGGGTTTTCGTGCGCCGAGTTTCGCGGAGAACGGATCGAGCGAGGCCGAGGGCTTTGCGACGTATACGCCGCCCGCAGATTTTCAGGCGGCGCATGGCAACAGCGGTTACGTGCAGCCTTATGGGCTGGGTTTCCTCACCCGGGCGAATCCGAACATCAAACCTGAGCGTTCCAAGAGTTGGACCTTCGGCGTGCTTTATCAGCCGACGCCCGACTTGAGCGCGTCGCTCGACTATTACCGGATCAAGAAGACCGGTGTGATCGCGCAGCAGAGTGCCAGCGCCGTGCTGGACGCCTATTACGCCGGGCAGCCGCTGCCGACCGGATCGGCGATCGTGCAGGACGTTCCCGATCCGGCGGCGCCGGACGCGCTGCCGCGACCGCTGGTGGTGGCAGCCCCCTACGTCAACCAGAACGCGCTGGAGACCAAGGGTGTGGACCTCAACCTCAAGGCCGGCCATGACTTCAGCGAGAGCATGCGTTTCACGAGCGAACTCAATCTCACCAAGATCATCGGCTGGCAGCTGACGCTGGAGGACGGCACGCGGCTGCAGTTTGTGGGCACGCACGGCCCGTATGGGTTGTCGTCGGGGGCGGGCACACCGCGCTATCGCGGTTCCTGGGCGAACAGCATCCAGTTCGGCAGGACGACGATCACCGGCACGCTGTACTACACCAGCGGACTCAAGCTCACGGCGCCCGATGTCACCACGGGATGTTTCTCGACCAATACGGACACGGGGGCGAATGTGCCGGCCAGTTGTCGCATGGGCTCGTTTACCGACTTCGATCTGACGGGGCGCTACGACCTCAATGACAGGGTGGCGATCACGGGCTCGATCATGAACGTGTTCGACAAGAAGGCGCCGTTCGATCCGCTGAACTATGCCGCACTCAACTACAACCCGACCTATGCGCAGAACGGTGTGGTCGGACGGTTCTTCACGGTCGGTGTGAGGGTGAAGCTCTAG
- a CDS encoding acyltransferase family protein — MSDPTFPRSPGIDLLRGLSILLVVVHHLGLRLPLHKTDAADILPIPLLKGLIYNGYEAVFVFFVISGFLITRHTLERDGALRAIDWRGFYARRAARILPCLLALLTLLLTCHAFAVPNYVIDSTRQSPMGATVSALTFTINVYEGRTGWLPGGWDVLWSLSVEEVFYLAFPLLCLTLGRTRWFVPLLALLVLSLPFTRAAIVDNEIWQEKAYLPGMSAIAAGVLAAMARARWGEGSLAKRVLLAVIGTVALAAVMFSGGWLWRMLHDGYMLVLVGAAVCLVLASAEQGSTWRGFGWLQRMGKASYEIYLTHMFVVFTLVGIARATDTDGTQAWVWYPPAVLLSWIVGTWVARGFSEPTNRRLRAWFLARRESLATATP, encoded by the coding sequence ATGTCCGATCCGACTTTCCCGCGTAGCCCCGGCATCGATCTGCTGCGCGGGCTGAGTATTCTGCTTGTCGTCGTCCATCATCTTGGCCTGCGCTTGCCGCTGCACAAGACCGACGCGGCGGACATCTTGCCGATACCCTTGTTGAAGGGGCTGATCTACAACGGCTACGAAGCGGTCTTCGTTTTCTTCGTGATCTCGGGATTTCTGATTACACGCCACACCCTCGAACGCGATGGCGCGCTACGCGCCATCGATTGGCGGGGGTTCTATGCGCGTCGTGCGGCGCGCATCCTGCCTTGCCTGCTGGCGCTTCTGACGCTGCTGCTGACGTGCCACGCGTTTGCGGTACCGAACTACGTCATCGACAGCACGCGGCAATCGCCGATGGGTGCAACGGTCTCCGCGCTTACCTTTACGATCAACGTCTACGAAGGTCGCACCGGTTGGCTTCCAGGTGGGTGGGACGTGCTCTGGTCGTTGTCGGTGGAAGAGGTGTTCTATCTGGCCTTTCCGCTGCTGTGCCTCACGCTCGGGCGCACACGCTGGTTCGTGCCGCTTCTGGCCTTGCTGGTGCTGTCCTTGCCGTTCACACGTGCTGCCATCGTCGACAACGAGATCTGGCAGGAGAAGGCGTACCTGCCTGGCATGAGCGCTATTGCCGCCGGGGTGCTCGCGGCGATGGCGCGTGCACGATGGGGCGAGGGATCATTGGCAAAACGCGTCTTATTGGCCGTGATCGGCACCGTCGCACTGGCGGCGGTGATGTTCTCGGGCGGTTGGTTATGGCGGATGCTGCACGACGGCTACATGCTCGTGCTCGTGGGCGCCGCAGTGTGCCTCGTGCTTGCTTCGGCGGAGCAGGGAAGCACGTGGCGTGGTTTCGGCTGGCTGCAACGCATGGGCAAGGCCAGTTACGAAATCTATCTGACGCACATGTTCGTGGTGTTCACGCTGGTGGGCATCGCGCGCGCGACCGATACGGACGGGACTCAGGCATGGGTCTGGTATCCGCCTGCGGTGCTGTTGTCGTGGATCGTGGGGACGTGGGTTGCGCGTGGCTTTTCGGAACCGACGAATCGTCGATTGCGCGCCTGGTTTCTCGCCCGGCGAGAGTCGCTGGCAACGGCAACCCCCTGA
- a CDS encoding CsbD family protein has product MDKNRTEGMKHEVKGAVKEAVGKVTGNHTKEAAGKIEKNAGKIQNEVGKAADQARDENRKH; this is encoded by the coding sequence ATGGACAAGAACCGCACCGAAGGTATGAAGCACGAGGTCAAGGGCGCCGTGAAGGAAGCCGTGGGCAAGGTAACGGGCAACCACACGAAGGAAGCCGCCGGCAAGATCGAGAAGAACGCCGGTAAGATCCAGAACGAAGTAGGCAAGGCCGCTGACCAGGCCCGCGACGAGAATCGCAAGCACTGA
- a CDS encoding DNA-binding protein → MPEKKTVARAKKDKREGKSASTQAGEFVHEEIEHVREGKHGARSAKQAIAIGLSKARRAGVKAKPSKTASKATKKKAAQDSRAASKKRSSGTAAKKSATRKRAGGATARKSSAKKTTAKKATVKRTAARKSSTKRTTSKRATTKRATPKKASARKTSAAKSSTRSRATTKALKREGRSAASTRALSAQGRKAASKRTASSRSSAAKKAARTKGASGRKAAAKKAARTRTRKAS, encoded by the coding sequence ATGCCTGAGAAGAAAACCGTCGCTAGAGCGAAGAAAGACAAGCGCGAAGGAAAGTCGGCCTCGACCCAGGCCGGTGAATTCGTGCATGAAGAGATCGAACACGTACGCGAGGGCAAGCACGGCGCGCGCTCCGCAAAGCAGGCTATCGCCATCGGGTTATCGAAGGCACGACGCGCGGGCGTGAAGGCCAAACCCTCGAAGACAGCAAGCAAGGCAACGAAGAAGAAGGCGGCGCAGGACAGCCGCGCGGCGTCGAAGAAGCGTTCGTCCGGCACGGCGGCGAAGAAATCCGCCACTCGCAAGCGAGCAGGCGGGGCGACGGCCCGAAAATCGTCGGCAAAAAAAACGACGGCGAAGAAGGCCACCGTGAAGCGGACGGCTGCGCGGAAGTCGAGTACGAAGCGCACGACTTCCAAGCGAGCCACGACCAAGCGAGCCACGCCGAAAAAGGCCAGCGCGAGAAAGACATCTGCAGCGAAGTCGTCGACGAGGTCCCGGGCAACCACGAAGGCGCTGAAGCGCGAAGGGCGCTCGGCAGCGTCCACGCGGGCTTTGTCAGCTCAAGGCAGAAAGGCCGCGTCGAAACGCACGGCGTCGAGCCGATCGAGCGCCGCCAAGAAGGCTGCTCGCACAAAAGGGGCGTCAGGAAGAAAGGCCGCGGCGAAGAAAGCGGCAAGGACGAGGACACGCAAGGCGTCCTGA
- a CDS encoding S-(hydroxymethyl)glutathione dehydrogenase/class III alcohol dehydrogenase yields MKSRAAVAWEAGKPLSIEEIDVQGPKAGEVLVRIVATGVCHTDAYTLSGDDPEGAFPVILGHEGGGIVEEVGEGVTSLKPGDHVIPLYTPECGECKFCRSGKTNLCQKIRVTQGQGLMPDGTSRFSLGGKPILHYMGTSTFSEYTVLPEISLAKINKDAPLEKVCLLGCGITTGIGAVLNTAKVEPGATVAVFGMGGIGLSVVQGAVMAKAGRIVVVDTNPSKFEMARMLGATDCVNPRDYPDTPIQQVIVDLTDGGVDYSFECIGNVDVMRAALECCHKGWGESVIIGVAGAGQEIRTRPFQLVTGRVWRGSAFGGVKGRSQLPGYVDRYMGGEIKIDPMITYTMGLEDINRAFDLMHEGKAIRSVIIY; encoded by the coding sequence ATGAAGTCTCGCGCCGCCGTCGCCTGGGAAGCAGGCAAGCCGTTGTCCATCGAAGAGATCGACGTCCAGGGTCCGAAGGCGGGAGAAGTGCTCGTTCGCATCGTGGCCACGGGCGTGTGCCATACCGACGCCTACACCTTGTCCGGCGATGACCCGGAAGGTGCGTTCCCCGTGATTCTCGGTCACGAGGGTGGGGGCATCGTCGAGGAAGTGGGCGAAGGTGTCACCTCGCTCAAGCCCGGCGACCACGTGATCCCGCTCTATACGCCCGAATGCGGCGAGTGCAAGTTCTGCCGCTCGGGGAAGACCAACCTTTGCCAGAAGATTCGCGTCACCCAGGGCCAGGGCCTGATGCCGGACGGCACCTCGCGCTTCTCGCTGGGCGGCAAGCCCATCCTGCATTACATGGGCACCAGCACCTTCAGCGAATACACCGTGCTGCCGGAGATCTCCCTGGCAAAGATCAACAAGGACGCTCCGCTCGAGAAGGTTTGCCTGCTCGGCTGTGGCATCACCACCGGCATCGGTGCGGTGCTCAACACGGCAAAGGTGGAGCCGGGCGCGACCGTGGCCGTGTTCGGCATGGGCGGCATCGGCCTGTCCGTGGTGCAGGGCGCCGTGATGGCGAAGGCCGGGCGCATCGTGGTCGTCGACACCAACCCGTCCAAGTTCGAGATGGCGCGGATGCTGGGTGCCACCGATTGCGTGAACCCTCGCGACTACCCTGACACCCCGATCCAGCAGGTCATCGTCGACCTCACCGACGGTGGTGTGGATTACTCGTTCGAATGCATCGGCAACGTGGATGTGATGCGCGCGGCGCTCGAGTGCTGCCACAAGGGCTGGGGCGAGTCGGTCATCATCGGCGTGGCGGGCGCAGGGCAGGAGATCCGCACGCGGCCGTTCCAGCTCGTGACCGGTCGCGTCTGGCGCGGCTCGGCCTTTGGCGGTGTGAAGGGACGCAGCCAGTTGCCGGGCTACGTGGATCGCTACATGGGTGGCGAGATCAAGATCGACCCGATGATCACGTATACGATGGGCCTCGAAGACATCAACCGTGCCTTCGACCTTATGCACGAGGGCAAGGCCATCCGTTCCGTCATCATCTACTGA
- a CDS encoding ketosteroid isomerase-related protein — translation MNDTIDLIRRYCDAFNRGDWNGMLALLDEKVVHDINQEGRQVGRDRFAAYLERTSASYAEELRNVVVMANEAGTRAAAEYMVHGVYKATDEGRPLAQGQTYVLPGGAFFEVSDGRITRITRYYNLEDWLAQVRRVDVD, via the coding sequence ATGAACGACACAATCGACCTGATCCGCCGCTATTGCGACGCTTTCAACCGCGGCGACTGGAACGGCATGCTGGCGCTTCTCGACGAGAAGGTCGTGCATGACATCAACCAGGAGGGGCGGCAGGTCGGTCGCGACCGCTTTGCCGCCTACCTCGAACGCACGTCCGCCAGCTATGCCGAAGAGCTCCGGAACGTGGTGGTGATGGCCAACGAGGCGGGCACTCGCGCCGCCGCCGAGTACATGGTGCATGGCGTGTACAAGGCCACCGACGAAGGTCGCCCACTGGCCCAGGGGCAGACCTACGTGTTGCCCGGCGGTGCGTTCTTCGAGGTATCCGACGGACGCATCACGCGGATCACCCGTTACTACAACCTCGAGGACTGGCTGGCGCAGGTCCGACGGGTCGACGTCGACTGA
- a CDS encoding MBL fold metallo-hydrolase, with protein sequence MVWKNPHYDAAKAHHTPEGFRNLEPDTREPGGLQRWRKERKEQGLPRPPTEGYDAFAQRWWQTATFDGEDDAAWWLGHASVLVRHGGLTVLTDPVMGHRASPLSFVGPARRTRVPVDVDGLPPIDVVLLSHNHYDHLDERTVRAIARRFPQVVFLVPLGLKRWFERRKIAHVHELDWWATTEVRGAEFTFVPARHWSARSLWDRNRSLWGGWVMAREGFRFWFAGDTGYSDALAEIGRRAGPIDLAAIPIGAYAPRWFMRGQHVDPAEAVRLHQEVACRQSIAIHWGVFELADDQLDEPPRLLTGALANAGLPDEAFLLLNIGSRIAL encoded by the coding sequence ATGGTCTGGAAGAATCCGCATTACGACGCCGCGAAGGCGCACCACACGCCGGAAGGCTTCCGCAACCTCGAGCCCGATACCCGCGAACCCGGTGGCTTGCAGCGCTGGCGCAAGGAGCGCAAGGAACAGGGCCTGCCTCGTCCGCCCACCGAGGGTTACGACGCCTTCGCACAGCGCTGGTGGCAGACGGCGACCTTTGACGGTGAAGACGATGCCGCGTGGTGGCTCGGCCATGCCAGCGTGCTGGTCCGACACGGTGGGCTTACCGTATTGACCGATCCCGTGATGGGGCACCGAGCCTCGCCGTTGTCGTTTGTCGGGCCGGCGCGCCGCACACGCGTGCCCGTGGACGTGGACGGACTGCCACCGATCGATGTGGTGCTGCTTTCGCACAACCACTACGACCATCTGGACGAACGCACGGTGCGCGCCATTGCGCGGCGCTTTCCGCAGGTGGTGTTTCTCGTGCCGCTGGGGCTCAAACGGTGGTTCGAGCGGCGGAAGATCGCCCATGTCCATGAACTGGATTGGTGGGCGACCACCGAGGTGCGCGGGGCCGAATTCACCTTCGTGCCGGCACGACACTGGAGCGCGCGGTCGCTGTGGGATCGCAACCGTTCGCTTTGGGGCGGCTGGGTCATGGCGCGCGAGGGATTTCGTTTCTGGTTCGCGGGCGACACCGGCTATTCCGACGCTCTGGCAGAGATCGGGCGCCGTGCGGGGCCGATCGACCTGGCGGCTATTCCCATTGGAGCTTATGCGCCGCGCTGGTTCATGCGCGGGCAGCACGTAGACCCTGCCGAGGCGGTGCGCCTGCATCAGGAGGTCGCTTGCCGCCAGTCGATAGCGATCCATTGGGGCGTCTTCGAGCTTGCCGACGACCAGCTCGACGAACCGCCGCGCCTGCTCACGGGAGCGCTGGCGAATGCAGGGTTGCCGGACGAGGCGTTCCTGCTGCTCAACATCGGCAGCCGAATTGCGCTCTAA
- a CDS encoding RNA-binding S4 domain-containing protein, translating into MSFHEFRLQGDYVELNLLLKLVGIASSGGEGKHMVADGRVAVDGVTELRKTYKVRAGQVVTIDDEEISVLPEVD; encoded by the coding sequence ATGTCGTTCCATGAATTCCGCCTGCAGGGCGACTACGTCGAACTCAATCTCCTGCTGAAGTTGGTCGGTATCGCGTCCAGCGGCGGCGAGGGTAAGCACATGGTGGCGGACGGTCGCGTCGCAGTGGATGGCGTGACCGAACTGCGCAAGACCTACAAGGTGCGCGCAGGGCAGGTCGTGACGATCGACGACGAAGAAATCAGTGTGCTGCCGGAAGTCGACTGA
- a CDS encoding error-prone DNA polymerase translates to MSIDTTHLLPANDEAAEAPAYAELHALSDFSFQRGASSARELFERAKSIGYTALAITDECSLSGIVRGLEASLDTGVPLIVGSELRLSDGTVVVLLVENQAGYAELCRLITLGRRRATKGNYELHRTDLEALGQGLCLLWCPGPYAVTDPATHEARAVWVAAHFGGRAWLAVELHRGQHDEAALTAWRELGARHGLPCVAAGDVHMHVRSRRALQDVMTAIRLNTPLAEAGHALFPNGERHLRQREAIARIYPRDIVEETLVIAARCTGFDIRGIHYVYPRELVPEGMDQAAHLRRLTFAGAATRWPEGVSPDIVERIEKELDLIAQKQYEAFFLTVADIVHFARSKNILCQGRGSAANSAVCFCLGITEVNPAQISTLFERFISLERDEPPDIDVDFEHERREEVLQYVFNKYGRERAALAATVISYRSKSAARDVGRALGLSEDQLDQLSRAYSHAHGDVPIPERLRERGFDTSSRVIRHLIYLVDELVGMPRHLSQHVGGFVISDTPLHHLVPVENAAMDERTVIQWDKDDLETMKLLKVDCLALGMLTCMRKAIDLLRAQGGPDYRRLADIPENDDATYAMIQKADTVGVFQIESRAQMSMLPRLKPKAYYDLVIQVAIVRPGPIQGGMVHPYLQRRKMQEPVVYEKGVKPVLERTLGVPIFQEQVMKLLQVVAEFSADESDDLRRSMAAWKRRGGLEKFEPKIRENMAKNGYSPEFTQQIIDQIKGFGSYGFPESHAAGFALIAYASSYLKCHHPEVFTCALLNSQPMGFYAPAQLVADARKHGVEVRPPDVTASYWDCTLEPVASNPHTHALRLGLRMIAGLSVGLGERIATARAQSPFRDLADLCQRASLNRFERERLADAGALRVLSGHRHRARWESSGIERGLPLIHAVAEERPALRPPSLAENVFADYATHGLSLAAHPLQLIRKALLARRARRASDLGDQRHGTWVRHAGLVTVRQRPQTASGITFVTLEDETGQVNVVVRPRVAEACRRALLDAVLLAVDGQWQAIDGVHHLVAARLHDYSDLLPTLDSVSRDFH, encoded by the coding sequence ATGTCGATCGACACGACCCACCTGCTGCCGGCCAATGACGAAGCGGCCGAAGCTCCCGCGTACGCGGAATTGCATGCGCTCAGCGATTTCAGCTTCCAGCGCGGCGCGTCCAGTGCGAGGGAGTTGTTCGAACGGGCCAAGTCCATCGGTTACACGGCACTGGCCATTACCGACGAGTGTTCGCTTTCCGGCATCGTGCGGGGGCTCGAGGCATCGCTGGATACGGGCGTGCCCCTGATCGTGGGCAGCGAGCTACGGCTTTCCGACGGTACCGTCGTGGTGCTTCTGGTCGAGAACCAGGCGGGCTATGCGGAACTGTGTCGATTGATCACGCTCGGCCGCCGACGTGCCACCAAGGGCAACTACGAGCTTCATCGCACCGATCTCGAAGCGCTCGGGCAAGGCCTCTGCCTACTCTGGTGCCCTGGACCGTACGCCGTCACCGACCCGGCGACCCATGAAGCGCGCGCCGTATGGGTCGCCGCGCACTTTGGCGGGCGCGCCTGGCTTGCCGTGGAACTGCATCGCGGCCAGCACGACGAGGCGGCACTGACGGCATGGCGCGAACTCGGCGCCCGCCACGGCCTGCCTTGCGTCGCCGCTGGCGACGTCCACATGCATGTGCGCAGCCGTCGCGCCCTGCAGGACGTGATGACGGCCATCCGCCTCAACACGCCGTTGGCCGAAGCGGGACACGCCTTGTTCCCCAATGGCGAACGTCACCTGCGCCAACGCGAGGCGATCGCTCGCATCTACCCGCGCGACATCGTTGAAGAAACCCTCGTCATTGCAGCGCGGTGTACGGGTTTCGACATTCGCGGCATCCATTACGTCTATCCGCGCGAGCTGGTACCCGAAGGCATGGATCAGGCCGCCCACCTGCGTCGGCTGACCTTCGCGGGTGCCGCCACTCGCTGGCCGGAAGGCGTGAGTCCGGACATCGTCGAACGCATCGAGAAAGAACTCGATCTCATCGCTCAAAAGCAATACGAAGCGTTTTTTCTTACCGTCGCGGATATCGTCCATTTCGCGCGCTCGAAAAACATTCTCTGTCAGGGCCGTGGGTCAGCCGCCAATTCCGCGGTGTGCTTCTGCCTCGGCATCACCGAGGTGAATCCCGCGCAGATCTCCACCTTGTTCGAGCGCTTCATCTCCCTCGAACGCGACGAGCCACCGGACATCGACGTCGACTTCGAGCACGAGCGCCGCGAGGAAGTGCTCCAGTACGTGTTCAACAAATACGGCCGCGAGCGTGCCGCGCTCGCGGCCACCGTCATCAGTTATCGGTCCAAGAGCGCGGCACGCGACGTGGGCCGCGCGTTGGGTCTTTCCGAAGATCAGCTCGACCAGCTCAGCCGCGCCTACTCGCATGCGCATGGCGACGTACCCATCCCGGAGCGCCTGCGCGAACGCGGATTCGATACCAGCAGCCGGGTCATCCGCCATCTCATCTACCTGGTGGACGAACTGGTCGGCATGCCGCGGCATCTGTCGCAGCACGTGGGCGGCTTCGTCATTTCCGATACGCCGCTGCATCATCTGGTGCCCGTGGAAAACGCGGCCATGGACGAGCGCACGGTCATTCAATGGGACAAGGACGATCTCGAAACCATGAAGCTGCTCAAGGTCGACTGCCTCGCCCTGGGCATGCTCACCTGCATGCGCAAGGCGATCGACCTGCTTCGCGCGCAAGGAGGGCCCGACTATCGACGCCTTGCCGACATTCCCGAAAACGACGATGCCACCTACGCGATGATCCAGAAGGCGGATACGGTCGGCGTGTTCCAGATCGAATCGCGCGCGCAGATGTCCATGCTGCCGCGCCTCAAGCCGAAGGCGTACTACGACCTGGTGATTCAGGTGGCGATCGTCCGACCCGGTCCCATCCAGGGCGGCATGGTCCATCCCTATCTGCAGCGGCGAAAGATGCAGGAACCCGTCGTCTACGAGAAAGGCGTGAAGCCCGTGCTCGAACGCACACTGGGTGTGCCCATCTTTCAGGAGCAGGTGATGAAGCTCCTGCAGGTGGTGGCGGAGTTCAGCGCGGACGAATCCGATGATCTGCGGCGTTCCATGGCCGCATGGAAACGCCGCGGCGGATTGGAAAAGTTCGAACCGAAGATCCGGGAGAACATGGCGAAAAATGGTTACTCGCCCGAGTTCACTCAGCAGATCATCGACCAGATCAAGGGATTCGGCAGTTACGGTTTTCCCGAATCGCATGCGGCGGGCTTCGCTCTTATCGCCTATGCCTCGTCGTACCTGAAATGCCACCATCCCGAGGTCTTTACCTGCGCCCTGCTCAACAGTCAGCCCATGGGTTTCTATGCGCCGGCGCAACTGGTGGCTGACGCACGCAAGCATGGCGTGGAGGTGCGTCCGCCCGACGTCACCGCCAGCTATTGGGACTGCACGCTGGAACCTGTCGCGAGCAATCCGCACACGCATGCCCTGCGTCTTGGCCTGCGCATGATCGCCGGGTTATCCGTCGGTCTCGGCGAACGCATTGCCACCGCTCGGGCACAGTCGCCTTTCCGCGATCTGGCCGATCTCTGCCAACGCGCGAGTCTCAACCGATTCGAGCGTGAACGCCTGGCCGATGCAGGTGCATTGCGAGTGCTCAGCGGGCATCGCCATCGCGCGCGCTGGGAAAGCTCGGGTATCGAGCGCGGCCTGCCATTGATCCATGCCGTGGCCGAGGAACGCCCGGCCCTACGCCCACCCTCGCTTGCGGAAAACGTATTCGCCGATTACGCCACCCACGGCCTGTCGCTTGCTGCCCACCCTCTGCAGCTCATCCGAAAGGCCTTGCTGGCAAGGCGCGCCCGGCGGGCCAGCGATCTCGGAGACCAACGTCACGGCACCTGGGTGCGCCATGCCGGCCTGGTCACCGTGCGCCAGCGACCACAGACAGCCAGCGGCATCACCTTCGTCACCCTGGAAGACGAAACCGGACAGGTCAACGTGGTCGTGCGTCCGCGGGTCGCCGAAGCATGTCGCCGCGCCCTGCTCGATGCGGTACTGCTGGCCGTGGACGGCCAATGGCAGGCGATCGACGGCGTGCATCACCTTGTGGCAGCTCGTCTGCATGATTACAGCGACCTGCTGCCGACGCTGGATTCAGTGTCACGCGACTTTCACTGA